A genomic window from Pseudomonas argentinensis includes:
- a CDS encoding quaternary amine ABC transporter ATP-binding protein codes for MQSGKIVVENLYKVFGDKPQDAIDLLKQGWSKDKILAEKGAVIGVSDVSFSVEEGEIFVLMGLSGSGKSTLIRLINRLVEPTAGNVYIDGQNVAKLPKDQLIDLRRRDMSMVFQSFALMPSRTVLDNAAFGLEVAGKGRKEREERAMQVLKQVGLDTFASKFPHELSGGMQQRVGLARALAVDPSMIIMDEAFSALDPLKRREMQDILLELQKTHRRTIIFVSHDIEEAMRIGNRIGIMEGGKLVQVGTPQELIDNPANDYVRNFFDTVDTSRYLTAGQLKANSVPVYVHNGKAPDAQTVCRELQAQDKHYAFIVDEDNKFRGSISLEKIALLVEGGDSPALDGDVLKAISPVPEDLPLDQVINRLVDNEGPIPVVDRDGHYSGAISKGRLLTRLQGE; via the coding sequence ATGCAGTCTGGAAAAATCGTCGTCGAAAACCTCTACAAGGTATTCGGCGACAAGCCGCAAGATGCCATCGACCTGCTCAAGCAAGGCTGGAGCAAGGACAAGATCCTCGCTGAAAAGGGCGCCGTGATCGGCGTCAGTGACGTGTCGTTCAGCGTCGAAGAGGGCGAAATCTTTGTCCTGATGGGCCTCTCCGGCTCGGGTAAATCCACCCTGATCCGCCTGATCAACCGGCTGGTCGAACCCACCGCCGGCAATGTCTACATCGACGGCCAGAACGTCGCCAAACTCCCCAAGGATCAGCTTATCGACCTGCGTCGTCGCGACATGAGCATGGTCTTTCAGTCCTTCGCCCTGATGCCCTCACGCACCGTTCTGGACAACGCCGCATTCGGCCTCGAAGTCGCCGGCAAGGGACGCAAGGAGCGTGAAGAACGCGCCATGCAGGTGCTCAAGCAGGTCGGTCTGGACACCTTCGCCAGCAAATTTCCCCACGAGCTCTCGGGCGGCATGCAGCAGCGGGTCGGCCTGGCCCGTGCCCTGGCGGTCGACCCGTCGATGATCATCATGGACGAAGCCTTTTCGGCCCTCGACCCACTCAAACGCCGGGAAATGCAGGACATCCTGCTGGAACTGCAGAAGACCCATCGCCGCACCATCATCTTCGTCTCCCACGATATCGAAGAAGCCATGCGCATCGGCAACCGCATCGGCATCATGGAGGGCGGCAAGCTCGTCCAGGTCGGTACGCCGCAGGAACTCATCGACAATCCCGCCAACGACTATGTGCGCAACTTCTTCGATACCGTCGACACCAGCCGCTATCTCACTGCAGGCCAGCTGAAGGCCAACAGCGTGCCGGTGTACGTGCACAACGGCAAGGCGCCCGACGCGCAGACCGTGTGCCGTGAGCTACAGGCGCAGGACAAGCACTACGCCTTCATCGTCGACGAAGACAACAAATTCCGCGGCTCCATCAGCCTGGAGAAGATCGCCCTGCTGGTCGAAGGTGGTGATTCCCCGGCACTCGATGGTGACGTGCTGAAAGCCATCAGCCCGGTTCCCGAAGACCTGCCTCTGGA
- a CDS encoding GlxA family transcriptional regulator: MSQFNQGAQLQSRVPQSIGFLLLDNFTLISLASAVEPLRMANQLSGKELYRWYTLTLDGQPVCASDGLKITPDASTATAPALSAVIVCGGVDIQRSVTRDHVHWLQAQARQGRQLGAVCTGSWALAKAGLLDGYDCSVHWEFLAAMQEAFPRAAITTRLFSIDRNRNTSSGGTAPMDMMLHLIGREHGRELAAAISEMFIYERIRNEQDHQRVPLKHMLGTNQPKLQEIVALMEANLEEPIDLDQLALYVDVSRRQLERLFQKYLHCSPSRYYLKLRLIRARQLLKQTSMSIIEVASVCGFVSTPHFSKCYREYFGIPPRDERAGSSANVVALVPVHDELLHESSTAMAALSRAQGESTFASVRVV, translated from the coding sequence ATGTCCCAGTTCAATCAGGGAGCGCAGCTCCAGAGCCGTGTTCCTCAGTCCATCGGCTTTCTCCTGCTGGACAACTTCACCCTGATTTCCCTGGCATCGGCCGTGGAGCCCCTGCGCATGGCCAACCAGCTCTCCGGCAAGGAACTGTATCGCTGGTACACCCTGACCCTCGACGGCCAGCCGGTTTGCGCCAGCGACGGTTTGAAGATCACCCCCGATGCCAGCACGGCCACTGCACCGGCACTGAGCGCAGTGATCGTCTGCGGCGGCGTGGATATTCAGCGCAGCGTCACCCGTGATCACGTGCATTGGCTGCAGGCCCAGGCCCGTCAAGGCCGGCAACTGGGTGCGGTGTGCACCGGCAGCTGGGCGCTGGCCAAGGCCGGTCTGCTCGACGGCTACGATTGCAGCGTGCACTGGGAATTCCTTGCCGCCATGCAGGAGGCGTTCCCCCGCGCCGCCATCACCACGCGGTTGTTCTCCATCGATCGCAACCGCAATACCTCGTCCGGCGGCACCGCGCCGATGGACATGATGCTGCACCTGATTGGCCGCGAGCATGGCCGCGAACTGGCGGCGGCGATCTCCGAAATGTTCATCTACGAGCGCATCCGCAACGAGCAGGATCACCAGCGCGTGCCGCTAAAGCACATGCTCGGCACCAACCAGCCGAAGCTGCAGGAAATCGTCGCGCTGATGGAGGCCAATCTGGAGGAGCCGATCGACCTCGACCAGCTGGCACTCTATGTGGACGTGTCGCGTCGTCAGCTGGAGCGGCTGTTCCAGAAATACCTGCACTGCTCGCCGTCGCGCTATTACCTGAAGCTGCGCCTGATCCGCGCGCGCCAGTTGCTCAAGCAAACCTCGATGTCGATCATCGAGGTGGCGTCGGTCTGCGGCTTCGTGTCCACGCCGCACTTCTCCAAGTGCTACCGCGAGTACTTCGGTATTCCACCGCGTGATGAGCGTGCTGGTAGCAGCGCCAACGTGGTGGCGCTGGTGCCTGTGCACGATGAGCTGCTGCACGAGTCGTCCACGGCCATGGCAGCGCTGAGTCGTGCCCAGGGCGAGTCGACATTCGCCAGCGTGCGGGTGGTCTGA
- a CDS encoding electron transfer flavoprotein subunit beta: MADLNVVALVSIGTHPASGRPRRAEQDARAVELGLKLAGEKLNVVHAGDPQEETLRAYLGMGLPGLTVLEQSREADALPALAEHLQLAKAQLVLTGSQAETGEGSGMLPYLLAERLGWPLIVGLAEVENIEGGSAQVLQALPRGQRRRLKVRLPFVASVDAAAPAARQSAFGPARRGALEREAVELVDDPLYADAQWQPARPRPKRLKVIKAKTGAERMKAATAKAAGGGGQVITGVSPQQGAEAIFKLLLDEGVLR; encoded by the coding sequence ATGGCTGATCTGAACGTCGTCGCCCTGGTGTCCATCGGCACCCACCCTGCCTCGGGCCGGCCGCGGCGCGCCGAGCAGGACGCCCGCGCCGTGGAGCTGGGCCTCAAGCTGGCCGGTGAGAAACTCAACGTGGTGCATGCCGGCGACCCGCAAGAAGAGACCCTGCGCGCCTACCTGGGCATGGGCCTGCCCGGTTTGACCGTCCTCGAACAGAGCCGCGAGGCCGACGCCCTGCCCGCCCTGGCCGAGCACCTGCAGCTGGCCAAGGCGCAACTGGTGCTGACCGGCAGCCAGGCGGAAACCGGCGAAGGCTCGGGCATGCTGCCTTACCTGCTGGCCGAACGCTTGGGCTGGCCACTGATCGTCGGCCTGGCGGAAGTGGAAAACATCGAGGGCGGCAGCGCCCAGGTGCTGCAGGCCCTGCCCCGCGGGCAGCGGCGGCGCCTCAAGGTACGCCTGCCCTTCGTCGCCAGCGTCGATGCGGCCGCACCGGCGGCGCGCCAGAGCGCCTTCGGCCCGGCCCGGCGCGGTGCGCTGGAGCGCGAAGCGGTGGAACTGGTCGATGATCCGCTGTATGCCGATGCGCAATGGCAACCAGCTCGACCGCGCCCCAAGCGCCTGAAGGTGATCAAGGCCAAGACCGGCGCCGAGCGCATGAAGGCGGCGACCGCGAAGGCGGCGGGCGGTGGTGGTCAGGTGATCACCGGCGTCTCGCCACAGCAAGGTGCGGAGGCTATCTTCAAGCTACTGCTGGATGAGGGCGTGCTGCGCTGA
- a CDS encoding electron transfer flavoprotein subunit alpha/FixB family protein: MTDIIRRDPRAERIARNRLHPLHAALQPQQIQWMGPNGIVRKNPHAAAAGFIGPAGIKRIDRSGAQQGGAAKRQSTSAVVQLPLHVVEQPAFVIAVVPDMVGGRLSSHDKDLLGLAHQLAGQHGAVLAVVFGEHKESAFDSAGVDRLLQLAGDEYSGYSPEQRVLALRAVENQFNPRHWLLPDSRTGGGELGRRLASSLGERPATRVWQVKDGQSTGRAGAGREDIAQVAPRLILAAAECAEPVSETRHEARQVELSAQVARNLPRIEDLGSVAVDPAQIPMAESEFILSGGNGVKDWALFHRAAVALGATEGASRVAVDDGHMPRARQVGATGTWVTARVYVAVGISGAIQHLQGIGACDKVVAVNQDPGCDMIKRADLAVIGDAAAILQALIERVEAHRNGMKRDAA; encoded by the coding sequence ATGACTGACATCATCCGCCGTGACCCGCGCGCCGAGCGCATCGCCCGCAACCGTCTGCACCCGCTGCACGCGGCCCTGCAGCCCCAGCAGATTCAGTGGATGGGGCCGAACGGCATCGTCCGCAAGAACCCCCATGCGGCCGCCGCCGGTTTTATCGGCCCGGCCGGCATCAAGCGCATCGACCGCAGCGGTGCCCAGCAGGGCGGCGCCGCCAAGCGCCAGAGCACCAGCGCGGTCGTGCAACTGCCGCTGCATGTGGTCGAGCAGCCGGCGTTCGTCATTGCCGTGGTTCCGGACATGGTGGGCGGTCGCCTGAGCAGCCACGACAAGGACCTGCTCGGCCTCGCCCATCAGCTGGCCGGCCAGCACGGCGCCGTGCTGGCCGTGGTATTCGGCGAGCACAAGGAATCCGCCTTCGACAGCGCCGGCGTCGACCGCCTGCTGCAGCTGGCAGGCGACGAATACAGCGGCTACTCGCCCGAACAGCGGGTGCTGGCCCTGCGCGCCGTCGAGAACCAGTTCAACCCGCGCCATTGGCTGCTTCCGGACAGCCGCACCGGCGGTGGCGAACTGGGCCGCCGGCTGGCCTCCAGCCTGGGCGAGCGCCCGGCCACCCGCGTCTGGCAGGTCAAGGACGGGCAAAGCACCGGCCGCGCCGGTGCGGGCCGCGAAGATATCGCGCAGGTGGCGCCGCGGCTGATCCTGGCCGCCGCCGAGTGCGCCGAGCCGGTCAGCGAAACCCGCCACGAGGCACGCCAGGTCGAGCTGTCGGCACAGGTGGCGCGCAACCTGCCACGTATCGAAGACCTGGGCTCGGTCGCCGTCGACCCGGCGCAGATTCCCATGGCCGAATCCGAATTCATCCTTTCCGGTGGCAACGGCGTGAAGGACTGGGCGCTGTTCCACCGCGCCGCCGTCGCCCTGGGCGCCACCGAAGGCGCGTCGCGGGTGGCGGTGGACGACGGTCATATGCCCCGGGCCCGCCAGGTCGGCGCCACCGGCACCTGGGTCACCGCCCGGGTCTACGTGGCAGTCGGTATCTCCGGCGCCATCCAGCATCTGCAGGGCATCGGCGCCTGCGACAAGGTGGTGGCGGTCAACCAGGATCCGGGCTGCGACATGATCAAGCGCGCCGACCTGGCGGTAATCGGCGACGCCGCCGCGATCCTCCAGGCCTTGATCGAGCGGGTGGAAGCCCACCGCAACGGGATGAAGCGCGATGCCGCATGA
- the dgcB gene encoding dimethylglycine demethylation protein DgcB codes for MLNTILPILLFAALALAVIGAAKRFFMWRRGRPAQVDWVKGLLQMPRRYLVDLHHVVERDKYMSRTHVATAGGFVLAAVLAVAVHGFGLHNRILGFALLAATVLMFTGALFVARRRLNPPARLSKGPWMRLPKSLLMFAASFFIATLPVAGVLPAGFGGWVLAAILAVGVAWGVSELFFGMTWGGPMKHAFAGALHLAWHRRSERFAGGSSTGLKALDLTDPKAPLGVEKPTDFTWNQLLGFDACVQCGKCEAMCPAFAAGQPLNPKKLIQDMVIGLAGGNDANFAGSPYPGKPLGEHGGGPHQPIVSLQGKALVDADTLWSCTTCRACVEECPMMIEHVDAIVDMRRHLTLEKGSTPNKGAEVLENLIATDNPGGFAPGGRLNWAADLNLPLMADKGSAEVLFWVGDGAFDMRNQRTLRAFVKILKASGVDFAVLGLEERDSGDVARRLGDEATFQQLAKRNIATLNQYRFKTIVSCDPHSFHVLKNEYGALGGHYQVMHHSTFIDTLMQRGGLNLGQHPLSAQRGGSVTYHDPCYLGRYNGEYEAPRAVLKAIGIEVREMARSGFRSRCCGGGGGAPITDIPGKQRIPDMRMEDIKETGAELVAVGCPQCTVMLEGVVEPRPQIKDIAELVAEVLIESEVPQNKPVAQPTAVEVA; via the coding sequence ATGCTAAACACCATTCTGCCAATCCTGCTGTTCGCCGCCCTGGCCCTTGCGGTCATTGGCGCGGCCAAGCGCTTTTTCATGTGGCGCCGCGGTCGGCCGGCCCAGGTCGACTGGGTCAAAGGCCTGCTGCAGATGCCGCGCCGCTACCTGGTGGACCTGCACCACGTGGTCGAGCGCGACAAGTACATGTCCAGGACCCACGTGGCCACCGCCGGCGGCTTCGTGCTGGCAGCGGTGCTGGCCGTCGCGGTGCATGGTTTCGGACTGCACAACCGCATCCTCGGCTTCGCCCTGCTGGCCGCCACGGTGCTGATGTTCACCGGCGCCCTGTTCGTCGCCAGGCGCCGCCTGAATCCGCCGGCGCGGCTGTCCAAAGGCCCGTGGATGCGCCTGCCGAAAAGCCTGCTGATGTTCGCCGCCAGCTTCTTTATCGCCACCCTGCCGGTGGCCGGGGTTCTGCCCGCCGGCTTCGGTGGCTGGGTGCTCGCCGCCATCCTCGCCGTGGGCGTGGCCTGGGGCGTGTCGGAACTGTTCTTCGGCATGACCTGGGGCGGGCCGATGAAGCACGCCTTCGCCGGTGCCCTGCACCTGGCCTGGCACCGCCGTAGCGAGCGCTTTGCTGGCGGTAGCTCCACCGGCCTGAAGGCCCTCGACCTCACCGATCCGAAAGCGCCGCTGGGTGTCGAAAAGCCCACCGACTTCACCTGGAACCAGCTGCTCGGCTTCGACGCCTGCGTGCAGTGCGGCAAGTGCGAAGCCATGTGCCCGGCCTTCGCCGCCGGCCAGCCGCTGAACCCCAAGAAGCTGATCCAGGACATGGTCATCGGCCTGGCCGGCGGCAACGACGCCAACTTCGCCGGCTCGCCTTATCCGGGCAAACCCCTGGGCGAACATGGCGGCGGCCCGCACCAGCCGATCGTTTCGCTGCAGGGCAAGGCGCTGGTCGACGCCGACACACTATGGTCGTGCACCACCTGTCGCGCCTGTGTGGAGGAATGCCCGATGATGATCGAGCACGTCGATGCCATCGTCGACATGCGCCGCCATCTGACCCTGGAAAAAGGCTCGACGCCGAACAAGGGCGCCGAAGTGCTGGAAAACCTCATTGCCACCGACAACCCGGGGGGCTTCGCACCCGGCGGCCGGCTGAACTGGGCGGCGGACCTGAACCTGCCGCTGATGGCCGACAAGGGCAGCGCCGAGGTGCTGTTCTGGGTCGGTGATGGCGCCTTCGACATGCGCAATCAGCGCACCCTGCGTGCCTTCGTGAAGATCCTCAAGGCCTCCGGCGTGGACTTCGCCGTGCTCGGCCTGGAGGAACGCGACAGCGGCGACGTCGCCCGCCGCCTGGGTGACGAAGCGACCTTCCAGCAATTGGCCAAGCGCAATATCGCCACCCTGAACCAGTACCGTTTCAAGACCATCGTCTCCTGCGACCCGCACAGCTTCCACGTGCTGAAGAACGAGTACGGCGCCCTGGGCGGCCACTACCAGGTCATGCACCACAGCACCTTTATCGACACCCTGATGCAGCGCGGCGGCCTCAACCTGGGTCAGCACCCTCTTTCTGCACAGCGTGGCGGCTCCGTGACTTATCACGACCCCTGCTACCTGGGCCGTTACAACGGTGAGTACGAGGCGCCCCGTGCAGTGCTCAAGGCCATCGGTATCGAGGTCAGGGAAATGGCCCGCTCCGGCTTCCGCTCGCGCTGCTGTGGCGGTGGTGGCGGCGCACCGATCACCGACATCCCCGGCAAGCAGCGGATTCCCGACATGCGCATGGAAGACATCAAGGAAACCGGCGCCGAGCTGGTCGCCGTCGGCTGCCCGCAGTGCACCGTGATGCTCGAAGGCGTGGTCGAACCGCGCCCGCAGATCAAGGACATCGCCGAGCTGGTTGCCGAGGTATTGATCGAAAGCGAAGTGCCACAGAATAAACCCGTCGCGCAACCCACTGCCGTGGAGGTGGCCTGA
- the dgcA gene encoding dimethylglycine demethylation protein DgcA, with protein MAFEAMFQPIQIGKLTIRNRVLSTAHAEVYATDGGMTTERYVKYYEEKAKGGIGLAICGGSSVVAIDSPQQWWSSVNLSTDRIIPHFQNLADAMHKHGAKIMIQITHMGRRSRWDGYHWPTLMSPSGIREPVHRATCKTIEVEEIWRIIGNYAQAARRAKEGGLDGVELSAVHQHLIDQFWSPRVNKRTDEWGGSFEGRMKFGMEVLKAVRAEVGDDFCVGMRITGDEFHPDGLSHEDMKQIAAYYDATGMLDFIGVVGSGCDTHNTLANVIPNMSFPPEPFLHLAAGIKEVVKVPVLHAQNIKDPNQATRILEGGYVDMVGMTRAHMADPHLIAKIKMGQIDQIKQCVGANYCIDRQYQGLDVLCIQNAATSREYMGVPHIIEKTTGAKRKVVIVGGGPAGMEAARVAAERGHDVTLFEKQESLGGQISIAARAPQRDQIAGITRWYQLEIARLGIDLRLGTAADEATILDLRPDIVVLANGGHAFLEQNEHWGAAEGLVVSAWDILSGKVEPGKSVLVYDTICEFTGMSAADYLADKGSQVEIVTDDIKPGVAMGGTTFPTYYRSMYPKEVVMTGDMMLEKVYAEGDKKVAVLENEYTGAREERVVDQIVIENGVRPDEGLYYGLKDGSRNKGQIDVEALFAIKPQPCLSEAGDGYLLFRIGDCVAQRNVHAAIYDALRLCKDF; from the coding sequence ATGGCCTTCGAAGCAATGTTCCAGCCGATCCAGATCGGCAAACTGACCATCCGCAACCGCGTGCTCTCCACCGCGCACGCCGAGGTCTACGCCACCGACGGCGGCATGACCACCGAGCGTTACGTCAAATACTACGAAGAGAAGGCCAAGGGCGGCATCGGCCTGGCGATCTGCGGCGGCTCCTCGGTGGTGGCCATCGACAGCCCGCAGCAATGGTGGAGCTCGGTGAACCTGTCCACCGACCGCATCATCCCGCACTTCCAGAATCTCGCGGACGCCATGCACAAGCACGGCGCCAAGATCATGATCCAGATTACCCACATGGGCCGCCGCTCGCGCTGGGACGGTTACCACTGGCCGACCCTGATGTCGCCCTCCGGGATCCGTGAACCGGTGCACCGCGCCACCTGCAAGACCATCGAGGTCGAGGAGATCTGGCGCATCATCGGCAACTACGCCCAGGCGGCGCGCCGCGCCAAGGAAGGAGGCCTGGACGGCGTCGAGCTGTCCGCCGTGCACCAGCACCTGATCGACCAGTTCTGGTCGCCACGGGTGAACAAGCGTACCGACGAATGGGGCGGCAGCTTCGAAGGCCGCATGAAGTTCGGCATGGAAGTGCTCAAGGCGGTGCGCGCCGAGGTCGGCGACGATTTCTGCGTGGGCATGCGTATCACCGGCGACGAGTTCCACCCCGACGGCCTGTCCCATGAGGACATGAAGCAGATCGCCGCCTACTACGACGCCACCGGCATGCTCGACTTCATCGGCGTGGTGGGCTCGGGCTGCGACACCCACAACACCCTGGCCAACGTCATCCCCAACATGAGCTTCCCGCCGGAGCCCTTCCTGCACCTGGCGGCCGGCATCAAGGAAGTGGTCAAGGTGCCGGTGCTGCACGCGCAGAACATCAAGGATCCGAACCAGGCCACGCGCATTCTCGAAGGCGGCTATGTGGACATGGTCGGCATGACCCGCGCGCACATGGCCGACCCGCACCTGATCGCCAAGATCAAGATGGGCCAGATCGACCAGATCAAGCAGTGCGTCGGCGCCAACTACTGCATCGACCGCCAGTACCAGGGCCTGGACGTGCTGTGCATTCAGAACGCCGCCACCAGCCGCGAATACATGGGCGTGCCGCACATCATCGAGAAAACCACCGGCGCCAAGCGCAAGGTGGTGATCGTCGGCGGCGGCCCCGCCGGGATGGAGGCAGCCCGCGTGGCCGCCGAGCGTGGTCATGACGTAACCCTGTTCGAGAAACAGGAGAGCCTCGGCGGGCAGATCAGCATCGCCGCCCGGGCGCCACAGCGCGACCAGATCGCTGGCATCACCCGCTGGTATCAGCTGGAAATCGCCCGCCTGGGGATCGACCTGCGCCTGGGTACCGCCGCCGACGAGGCGACCATCCTCGACCTGCGCCCGGACATCGTGGTGCTGGCCAACGGTGGCCACGCCTTCCTCGAGCAGAACGAGCATTGGGGCGCGGCCGAAGGCCTGGTGGTCAGCGCCTGGGACATCCTCAGCGGCAAGGTGGAGCCCGGCAAGAGCGTGCTGGTGTACGACACCATCTGCGAATTCACCGGTATGTCGGCGGCCGACTACCTGGCCGACAAGGGCAGCCAGGTGGAGATCGTCACCGACGACATCAAGCCCGGCGTGGCCATGGGCGGCACCACCTTCCCGACCTACTACCGCAGCATGTACCCCAAGGAAGTGGTGATGACCGGCGACATGATGCTGGAGAAGGTCTACGCCGAGGGCGACAAGAAGGTCGCGGTGCTGGAGAACGAATACACCGGCGCGCGGGAAGAGCGGGTGGTCGACCAGATCGTCATCGAGAACGGCGTGCGCCCGGACGAGGGCCTGTACTACGGGCTCAAGGACGGCTCGCGCAACAAGGGCCAGATCGATGTCGAGGCACTGTTCGCGATCAAGCCGCAGCCGTGCCTCTCCGAGGCGGGCGACGGCTACCTGCTGTTCCGTATCGGCGACTGCGTGGCCCAGCGCAACGTGCACGCGGCGATCTACGACGCCCTGCGCCTGTGCAAAGACTTTTAA
- a CDS encoding DUF5943 domain-containing protein encodes MATHAPEMPIQVDDETGVWTTDALPMLYVPRHFFVNNHRGIEEVLGADKYAEILYKAGYKSAWHWCEKEAECHGLEGAAVFEHYMKRLSQRGWGLFEIEKLDIDAGYAEVKLKHSAFVYVYGKVGRKVDYMFTGWFSGAIDQILSAKGSSLRTVTVQEYGGSEEGHDDGLFVTRPL; translated from the coding sequence ATGGCCACCCACGCCCCCGAAATGCCCATCCAGGTCGACGACGAAACCGGCGTATGGACCACCGACGCCCTGCCGATGCTGTACGTGCCGCGGCACTTCTTCGTCAATAACCACCGCGGCATCGAGGAAGTGCTCGGTGCCGACAAGTACGCCGAGATTCTCTACAAGGCCGGCTACAAATCCGCCTGGCACTGGTGTGAGAAGGAAGCCGAATGCCACGGCCTGGAAGGCGCCGCGGTATTCGAGCACTACATGAAGCGCCTGTCGCAACGCGGCTGGGGGCTGTTCGAGATCGAGAAGCTGGACATCGACGCCGGCTACGCGGAAGTGAAACTCAAGCACTCGGCCTTCGTGTACGTGTACGGCAAGGTCGGCCGCAAGGTGGACTACATGTTCACCGGCTGGTTCTCCGGCGCCATCGATCAGATCCTGTCCGCCAAGGGCAGCAGCCTGCGCACCGTCACCGTGCAGGAATATGGCGGCTCCGAAGAAGGCCACGACGATGGCCTGTTCGTTACCCGTCCCCTGTAG
- a CDS encoding dipeptidase gives MSPAELHADSIVIDGLIIAKWNRELFEDMRKGGLTAANCTVSVWEGFQATVNSIAASSKLIRENSDLVMPVRSTADIRKAKELGKTGIIYGFQNAHAFEDQLGYVEVFKQLGVGIVQMCYNTQNLIGTGCYERDGGLSGFGREIVAEMNRVGIMCDLSHVGSKTSEEVILESKKPVTYSHCLPSGLKEHPRNKSDAELKFIADHGGFVGVTMFAPFLAKGIDSTIDDYAEAIEYVMNIVGEDAIGIGTDFTQGHGQDFFEYLTHDKGYARRLTSFGKIINPLGIRTVGEFPNLTETLLKRGHSERVVRKIMGENWVRVLADVWGE, from the coding sequence ATGAGCCCAGCCGAATTGCACGCCGACAGCATCGTCATCGACGGTCTGATCATCGCCAAGTGGAACCGTGAACTCTTCGAGGACATGCGCAAAGGCGGCCTCACCGCGGCCAACTGCACGGTGTCGGTCTGGGAGGGTTTTCAGGCCACCGTCAACAGCATCGCCGCCAGCAGCAAGCTGATCCGCGAGAACAGCGACCTGGTGATGCCGGTGCGCAGCACCGCCGACATCCGCAAGGCCAAGGAGCTGGGCAAGACCGGGATCATCTATGGTTTCCAGAATGCCCATGCGTTCGAGGACCAGCTCGGCTACGTCGAGGTGTTCAAGCAGCTCGGCGTGGGCATCGTGCAGATGTGCTACAACACCCAGAACCTGATTGGCACCGGCTGCTACGAGCGTGACGGTGGCCTGTCCGGCTTCGGTCGCGAGATCGTCGCCGAGATGAACCGCGTGGGCATCATGTGCGACCTGTCCCACGTGGGCAGCAAGACCAGCGAGGAAGTCATCCTCGAGTCGAAAAAGCCGGTGACCTACTCCCACTGCCTGCCTTCGGGCCTGAAAGAGCACCCGCGCAACAAGTCCGACGCGGAGCTGAAGTTCATCGCCGACCATGGCGGTTTCGTTGGCGTGACCATGTTCGCGCCCTTCCTGGCCAAGGGTATCGACTCGACCATCGACGACTACGCCGAAGCCATCGAGTACGTGATGAACATCGTCGGCGAGGACGCCATCGGCATCGGCACCGACTTCACCCAGGGTCACGGCCAGGACTTCTTCGAGTACCTGACCCACGACAAGGGCTACGCCCGCCGCCTGACCAGCTTCGGCAAGATCATCAACCCGCTGGGTATCCGTACCGTCGGCGAGTTCCCCAACCTCACCGAGACCCTGCTCAAACGCGGCCATTCCGAGCGCGTGGTGCGCAAGATCATGGGCGAGAACTGGGTACGGGTACTGGCCGACGTCTGGGGCGAATGA
- a CDS encoding FHA domain-containing protein, with protein sequence MTAIASSSASLNSGDQPRLEVTAGIHRGVSLPLDEAVYCIGSGAAANLMLRDAGVADRHLTLRLSARHVGVEATGGDVQVIHNGRETPVARGHGYRGRLPVDIRIGTATLRLAMPQTGGPAANPVWYGKAQWAIAALFMFICAGALAVLRDGPMHSAEPESLQRLTLAEERPAEVPRAASLQLARADLASQAKAAGLNHLKLDTSAGQLRVSGTLEPGQEQDWLALQQYFDGRYGRQYVLRGDVSVRESAARPRVNFQAVWFGDNPYVINAAGARLYPGAPLEGGWKLERIEDGQVVLALGEERFALTLGPSPVPEG encoded by the coding sequence ATGACTGCGATAGCCTCGAGTTCCGCCTCGCTGAACAGCGGCGACCAGCCTCGGCTGGAGGTGACCGCTGGCATCCACCGCGGTGTATCGCTACCGCTGGATGAAGCGGTGTACTGCATTGGCAGTGGCGCGGCGGCCAACCTGATGCTGCGTGACGCCGGGGTGGCGGATCGTCACCTGACCCTGCGCTTGAGTGCCCGCCATGTTGGCGTCGAGGCCACCGGGGGCGACGTGCAGGTCATCCACAACGGGCGTGAGACCCCGGTCGCGCGCGGGCACGGTTACCGCGGCCGACTGCCTGTGGATATCCGTATCGGCACGGCGACCCTGCGCCTGGCCATGCCCCAGACCGGCGGCCCGGCGGCCAATCCGGTATGGTATGGCAAAGCGCAATGGGCGATTGCCGCGCTGTTCATGTTCATCTGCGCGGGCGCCCTGGCAGTGCTGCGCGATGGGCCGATGCATAGCGCCGAGCCTGAGTCGCTACAGCGACTGACACTCGCCGAGGAGCGGCCGGCAGAGGTGCCCCGGGCGGCGTCGCTGCAGCTGGCCCGCGCCGACCTGGCCAGCCAGGCCAAGGCCGCCGGGCTGAACCATCTCAAGCTCGACACCAGTGCCGGCCAGCTGCGCGTCAGCGGTACCCTGGAACCTGGGCAGGAGCAGGACTGGCTTGCCCTGCAGCAGTATTTCGATGGCCGTTATGGGCGCCAGTACGTCTTGCGTGGCGATGTCAGCGTGCGCGAAAGCGCCGCCCGGCCTAGAGTCAACTTCCAGGCCGTATGGTTCGGTGACAATCCCTACGTGATCAATGCAGCGGGCGCCCGCCTGTATCCCGGGGCCCCCCTTGAAGGTGGCTGGAAGCTCGAGCGTATCGAGGACGGTCAGGTGGTGCTGGCACTGGGCGAGGAGCGCTTCGCACTCACATTAGGGCCCTCGCCAGTGCCTGAGGGTTAG